A stretch of Miscanthus floridulus cultivar M001 chromosome 13, ASM1932011v1, whole genome shotgun sequence DNA encodes these proteins:
- the LOC136499064 gene encoding two-component response regulator ORR12-like has product MDTIAPHVLIVDDTFIDRLVASRVLKSCNIQVTIVEGPKQALDFLDVVNDVKLILTDYCMPGMTGYDLLMEVQQSPKLKHIPVVIMSSDNIPERIQKCLDAGAKEYILKPIKAVDVPRILSYI; this is encoded by the exons ATGGACACTATTGCTCCACATGTACTCATAGTTGATGACACCTTTATTGATCGTCTTGTGGCATCCCGAGTCTTAAAGAGTTGTAACATTCAAG TGACAATTGTGGAGGGCCCAAAACAAGCCTTGGATTTTCTAGATGTG GTGAATGATGTAAAGCTGATTCTAACTGATTATTGTATGCCTGGTATGACTGGGTATGATCTTCTGATGGAGGTGCAG CAATCACCAAAGTTGAAGCACATCCCTGTGGTGATCATGTCTAGTGACAACATCCCTGAAAGGATCCAAAA GTGCTTGGATGCAGGGGCAAAGGAGTATATCTTAAAGCCTATCAAAGCTGTTGATGTGCCCCGTATTTTGAGCTACATTTGA